The Aquipuribacter sp. SD81 DNA segment GATGTCGACGGCGGCCGCGGCCGCGGGCCTCGCCCTCACCGCCGGGTCGAGCCCGGGGTACGACGCCGCGATCTGCGCGCCGTCGGCGGTCGAGCGCTACGGGCTCGCCACCCTCGCGACCGACATCGGCGACCGCCCCGCCACCACGCGCTTCGTCGTGGTGTCACGTCCGGGCACGGTGCCGGCGCCGACCGGCGCGGACCGCACGAGCATCGTCGCGTACCTGCGCGAGAACCACTCCGGGGCCCTGCTGGAGCTGCTGGAGCAGTTCGCCTCGCGCGGGGTCGACCTCACCCGCATCGAGTCGCGGCCCACGGGTGCGGGCTTCGGCGAGTACTGCTTCTCCATCGACCTCGACGGGCACGTCGCGGAGCCGCGCGTCGCCGAGGCGCTGCGCGGGCTGCGCCGGCTCAGCCCGTTCACGCGCTTCCTCGGCTCCTACCCCAAGGCCGACGGCCGGACCTCGCGCGTGCTGGACTGGACCGACGGCGACGCCTTCGACGACGCCGAGCGCTGGCTCGCCGGGCTGCTCGGCGGCTGAGCGTCTGGCTCGCGCGGCCCGCGGACGGTGAACCACCCCAGGGCGACCTGCACCGTCGGTCCGATGAGCAGGGCGTAGGCGACCGTGCCGATCCCGACCGTGCCGCCGACCAGCCACCCGACGGCGAGCACCGTCAGCTCGATCGAGGTCCGCACGAGCCGCACCGAGCGGCCCGTCACGCGCACGAGGCCCGTCATGAGCCCGTCGCGTGGGCCCGGCCCGAGCCCGGCGCCGATGTAGAGCCCGCCCGCGACGCCGTTGCCGAGGACGCCGCCGACGAGGAACGCGATCCGCCACGCGAGGTGCTCCGGCTCCGGCAGCAGCCACAGCGTGGCGTCGGCGGCGAGGCCGATGACGACGACGTTGGCGACCGTGCCGACGCCCGGGCGCTGCCGAAGCGGCCACCACGCGAGCAGCACCAGGGCGCCGACCACGATGACGACGGTGCCGAAGGTGAGCCCGGTCCGCTCCGCGACGCCCTCGTGGAACACGTCCCACGGGTCGAGGCCGAGGCCCGAGCGGACCATGAGCGCCATCGTGGCGCCGTAGAGGACGAGCCCGGCGAACAGCTGCGTGAGGCGGCGGGCGCGAGGACGGGGGAGCAGCACGCACCCGACTGTGCGGCACGGGTGGCCTTCCCATCCAGGGCCACCTGCCGCACACTGGCCGGGTGCAGACCCGGATCGGTGCGCTCGCCCTGGGCCGCCTGCTCGGGGACGGGTGGCGCGGCAGTGGCCCCACGTACGCCGCCCTCGCGGCGCGGGTGCGCAGCCTCGTCCTCGACGGCCGTCTCCCGCTCGACGTCCGCGTCCCGTCGGAGCGTCAGCTCGCCGAGCAGCTGCAGGTGAGCCGCACCACCGTGACCGCGGCCTTCGACTCGTTGCGCGAGCAGGGCTTCCTCCGCTCGCGGCAGGGCTCCGGGTCGTGGACGGCCGTGCCCGGTGGCGTGCGGCCGACGGGCGGCGCGATCGCCCCGCCCACGCCCGACGACGTCGCGCACGACGTCATCGACCTCGCCGCCGCGACGCTGCCGGCCGACGGGGTCGCCGTCCGCGCCGCGTACGAGGCGGCGCTGCTCGAGCTGCCGCGGCACCTGCCCGGCGTCGGCTACGAGGCGGCGGGCCTGCCGGCGGCCCGACGGGCCGTGGCCGACGACCTCACCCGCCGCGGCCTGCCCACCGGCCCCGAGCAGGTCCTCGTCACCTCCGGCGCGGTGTCGGCGTGGTCGCTGCTGCTGCGCGTCCTCGCAGGGCCCGGCGACCGGGTGCTCGTCGAGCAGCCGACGTACCCGAACGCCCTCGAGGCGGCCCGCCGCAGCGGCGCTCGGCTGCTGCCGGTGCCGCTAGGGGGCTGCGGCGAGCCGCTGTGGGACGTGGACGCGTGGCGGGCGACGCTGCGGCAGGGCACGCCGCGGCTGGGCTACGTCATCCCCGACTGCCAGAACCCGACCGGCGGCGTCATGGACGACGACACCCGCCGCGCCGTCGTGGCGGCCGCGGAGGCCGTCGGGACCGTGCTCGTGTCCGACGAGTCCCTCGCCGACCTCCGGGCCGGCGGTACGGCCCCCCGTCCGCTCGCGACGTTCTCGGACTCCGTGGTGACGGTG contains these protein-coding regions:
- the pheA gene encoding prephenate dehydratase, whose translation is MTAEPGERIAYLGPAGTFTEAALDQALAGRAAAAGGPAAKVPMATVGRCFDAVRTGEAAAAVVPIENSLEGGVNATLDALSASDPPLVIVGEQLVPVTFVLAAREGTELADVHRVASHPHAEAQCRAWLADTLPAVTVEPAMSTAAAAAGLALTAGSSPGYDAAICAPSAVERYGLATLATDIGDRPATTRFVVVSRPGTVPAPTGADRTSIVAYLRENHSGALLELLEQFASRGVDLTRIESRPTGAGFGEYCFSIDLDGHVAEPRVAEALRGLRRLSPFTRFLGSYPKADGRTSRVLDWTDGDAFDDAERWLAGLLGG
- the yczE gene encoding membrane protein YczE is translated as MALMVRSGLGLDPWDVFHEGVAERTGLTFGTVVIVVGALVLLAWWPLRQRPGVGTVANVVVIGLAADATLWLLPEPEHLAWRIAFLVGGVLGNGVAGGLYIGAGLGPGPRDGLMTGLVRVTGRSVRLVRTSIELTVLAVGWLVGGTVGIGTVAYALLIGPTVQVALGWFTVRGPREPDAQPPSSPASQRSASSKASPSVQSSTREVRPSALG
- the yczR gene encoding MocR-like transcription factor YczR; this translates as MQTRIGALALGRLLGDGWRGSGPTYAALAARVRSLVLDGRLPLDVRVPSERQLAEQLQVSRTTVTAAFDSLREQGFLRSRQGSGSWTAVPGGVRPTGGAIAPPTPDDVAHDVIDLAAATLPADGVAVRAAYEAALLELPRHLPGVGYEAAGLPAARRAVADDLTRRGLPTGPEQVLVTSGAVSAWSLLLRVLAGPGDRVLVEQPTYPNALEAARRSGARLLPVPLGGCGEPLWDVDAWRATLRQGTPRLGYVIPDCQNPTGGVMDDDTRRAVVAAAEAVGTVLVSDESLADLRAGGTAPRPLATFSDSVVTVGGLSKSAWAGLRLGWVRATHDLVDRLVEARLSWDLGTPLLEQLALAHLLDDPARERHVAGRRALVASRREAFEAALRRHLPHWRYRRPQGGLSLWVELRDGSSTAMAERAAAHGLRLAAGPRFGVDGALERYLRLPFVVPVERVDEAVRRLAALAADTPRARPSRLVV